A stretch of DNA from Brevibacillus ruminantium:
ACTGATATGAAATAGGCAACCATACCAAGACGTAGCCGATTTAGCCAGCGTTTGTATCCGGCTTCGTTGGTCACCTTGGCTACCTCTCCGTCAAATCCGGCTCCAACCGCATTGACGGCTATTTGACTGTTGACATGAAACAAATCGATCCGCTTATTTCCTCTGTCCTGCAAAATATGCTCCAGAGCGACAACAGGGTCGCTTGCCAAAGAATGTCCACGGGCAAAATCATTGCCGGAACCGGCCGGAATATGTCCAAATGGACAAGCCTTTCCCGCTTCTTCGATGCCATTGATCACTTCACTGACCGTTCCATCTCCTCCGACAGCGATGATTTTGCTTACTTCCTCTTTTTTCAACAACAAAACAACCAAGTTTTTGGCTTCCCCCGGCTTTTTGGTCATTTTGACTCGAAAACTGATTCTGCGCCTCACCAGTTCCTTCTCAAGACACTTCCACACCAACAATCCTCTGCCGTTCCCTGCTACCGGATTTACGACAAACCCAAGCATCCCTGCGCTCCCCGCATTCTGTGCTGTTTTTCCTGTATTATCCCATGCCGCTCCTATCTTGCCTAGCATCATAAAAACTCCCTCGAAGCCTTCCTAATGTGGAACTCTCGTTTTTTCGCGGAAAGTCATTATGTGGTCTATTAATATGCGAAGTTACTTAATAGCGAAGAACACGCCTAGTTCCTTCAACCTTCTCATACGAAAACAAATTAAACCCAATAAAAAACGGACTCCTCTTTTAAGGAATCCGTCTTATCAGCGCTCGTCAGGCTACGGTTACCAGGCACTATTCAAGCACTATTCAAGCACTATTCAAGCACTATTCAAGCAGTTTTTTCAAGTTTTTTGACGCATTATGGTCAAGTGATTTTGGCTGCTATCAACCTATCGAAGCGATGTAGTCAAACAATCTAGCGTTGCTGTCAACTTATAGTAGCGGCTTAGTCAAACGATCTAGCATGCCGTCAACTTATCGAAGCGGCTTAGTCAAACGATCTGGCATGCCGTCAACTTATCGAAGCGGCTTAGTCAAACGATCTGGCATGCCGTCAACTTATCGAAGCGGCTTAGTCAAACGATCTGGCATGCCGTCAACTTATCGAAGCGGCTTAGTCAAACGATCTGGCATGCCGTCAACTTATCGAAGCGGCTTAGTCAAACGATCTGGCATGCCGTCAACTTATCGAAGCGGCTTAGTCAAACGATCTGGCATGCCGTCAACTTATCGAAGCGGCTTAGTCAAACGATTTAACGTTGCCGGCACACTAGCCAAACAAACCCGTCAGCCATTGTGAAATCGGCACCCCAATCGCGGCAATGACCAAGGCTGGCAGCATATTGGCCACATTGATCTTTTTCAGCTCTAGAATGTTGATGCCAATCGCAATAATCATCAGTCCGCCTACGGCTGTCACTTCAACCAGCATCGCATTCAAGGTTTCTTGACTGACAATATGATAAATCTGTGTAGACAGCAGAGCGATTGCTCCCTGGTACAGAAAAACGGGAACCGCTGAAAATAACACGCCTATCCCAAGTGTTGAGGAAAAGATAATGGCAGAAAAGCCGTCCAGCATTGCTTTTGTGTACAAAATCTCATGGTTGTTGCGCAGTCCGCTGTCCATCGCACCCAATACAGCCATAGCTCCAATGCAATAAACCAGCGTTGTCGTTACAAAACCGGTTGCGATACTCCCCTGCGTACTTTTGCCCATTTTTTGCTCCAGCCATTGCCCGAGCTTATTTAGGCCTGACTCGATCCTCATCAGCTCTCCGAGAATAGACCCGATGACGATACTGAGGATGACCAGCAAAAAGTTTTGAGTTTCCAGGCTCATTTTGATACCCAAGAGGACAACCGCAAGCCCGATCCCCTGCATGACCGTTTTCCGAATGGATTCAGGTATACCGGACAACAGTCTACCCAATAAAGCTCCAGCCACAATCGCAACCGCATTGACCAGGGTTCCCAACAAAATCACTTATTCCACTCCCCTGCGAATCATGAAGACTGAAAGGCGGATGCGATTTCCCGTACCGCGTTCAACAGTGCTTCCACGTCCTGTTCTGTATTATACACGCCATAGCTTGCTCGCACTGCTCCGCGTTGCTCAGTTCCTGCTGTCCGGTGTCCTAGTGGGGTACAATGATAGCCAGCCCGAGTTGCAATTCCATATTGTTGATCCAAAATAAAGGAAACCTCTGCAGCATCTGCTCCCGCTATATTAAAGGAGATGACCCCGACCCTCTCTACCTCTATTCCTGGGCCATATACCTCTACTCCCTCTATCTGATGCAGACCCGCCAATGTCTGCTTTGTCAGCTTCCACTCATGAGCATGGATGTGATCCACACCCTTTTCCAAAACGAAAGATACGCCGGCATGCAGACCTGCCAAGCCTGCTGTATTGACAGTGCCGCTTTCATAGCGATCCGGACGGGTCGTCGGCTGTTCAATCGCTTCAGACTGGCTCCCCGTTCCTCCGTGAATAAGCGGTTCCAGATCAACGTCAGGCTGAACGTACAGCCCCCCTGTTCCCTGCGGCCCATACAGCCCTTTATGTCCGGGAAAAGCAAGCATATCAATCTTCATTTCTTGTACATGGATGGGCAAGACGCCTGCTGTCTGGGAAGCATCGACCAGGAACAAAGCCTGAAATTTCTTGGCGATCTCTCCGATCTGTGCGATAGGCAAAATCACTCCAGTCAGATTGGATGCGTGACTGACAGCCACCAGTCTGGTATTCGGCTTCATCGCTTTTTCAAAGTCCTCAGGATCGTACAGTTGATCTTCCCGCGGTTCGACGTAGGTGATCTCCACATTTTTTGTGCGGGCCATATATTCCAGCGGGCGTCTCACTGAATTGTGTTCGATAGAAGAGGTGACCACATGATCCCCTTCTTGCAGCAATCCCTTGATCGCTTGATTCAAAGCTTGTGTCGCATTCATATAAAAAAAGAGGT
This window harbors:
- a CDS encoding diacylglycerol/lipid kinase family protein, whose amino-acid sequence is MLGKIGAAWDNTGKTAQNAGSAGMLGFVVNPVAGNGRGLLVWKCLEKELVRRRISFRVKMTKKPGEAKNLVVLLLKKEEVSKIIAVGGDGTVSEVINGIEEAGKACPFGHIPAGSGNDFARGHSLASDPVVALEHILQDRGNKRIDLFHVNSQIAVNAVGAGFDGEVAKVTNEAGYKRWLNRLRLGMVAYFISVIRVLFTYRPCSVKLKVDDQEIKLDQVWLIAVANIPNYGGGMLICPNAIPDDGKAEVCVVCNVTRWSLLRAFPLIYKGAHVSHPGVQFFQGRRIVIEAEKELIVHADGEVIAATPVTIEVAPQRQVIYL
- a CDS encoding DUF554 domain-containing protein; the encoded protein is MILLGTLVNAVAIVAGALLGRLLSGIPESIRKTVMQGIGLAVVLLGIKMSLETQNFLLVILSIVIGSILGELMRIESGLNKLGQWLEQKMGKSTQGSIATGFVTTTLVYCIGAMAVLGAMDSGLRNNHEILYTKAMLDGFSAIIFSSTLGIGVLFSAVPVFLYQGAIALLSTQIYHIVSQETLNAMLVEVTAVGGLMIIAIGINILELKKINVANMLPALVIAAIGVPISQWLTGLFG
- a CDS encoding aminotransferase class V-fold PLP-dependent enzyme produces the protein MRVIYLDNAASTWPKPPEVKERMAEAIENFAANPGRGGHALAMKASKAVFRTRVELARLFGIQNPNDLFFYMNATQALNQAIKGLLQEGDHVVTSSIEHNSVRRPLEYMARTKNVEITYVEPREDQLYDPEDFEKAMKPNTRLVAVSHASNLTGVILPIAQIGEIAKKFQALFLVDASQTAGVLPIHVQEMKIDMLAFPGHKGLYGPQGTGGLYVQPDVDLEPLIHGGTGSQSEAIEQPTTRPDRYESGTVNTAGLAGLHAGVSFVLEKGVDHIHAHEWKLTKQTLAGLHQIEGVEVYGPGIEVERVGVISFNIAGADAAEVSFILDQQYGIATRAGYHCTPLGHRTAGTEQRGAVRASYGVYNTEQDVEALLNAVREIASAFQSS